One Thalassospira marina DNA window includes the following coding sequences:
- a CDS encoding helix-turn-helix domain-containing protein translates to MTSSIFDAQTGADAEPSAPVGTSAVARWHWVQTKVLDHPDLTTAEICVAVVLASHVNDRTQNCFPKIETIAREASLSDRKVRQALKRLSELGLVAKRCRAVGRLRNRNAYQLLDLGAKPASGSLIPASDSAVKQAYRAGSNKKNTDKEENTDEKEQAPAVSGTGATVLPAVDDHCLVLAREWQRLCFEPWTLANACLRVNEAIERGGFEVVQQALDDLKCQGKRPSRLGLLDVLDGLVPESTEQRSETSPDPFDPSDPAEWQQICRIVAQTDIPGCRNPRAWLSQIRANITDNTIELITPNRCVQDTTRHQLMAAIRPVAERKGLQIGGVTCLN, encoded by the coding sequence ATGACATCTTCCATTTTTGACGCGCAAACCGGCGCGGATGCTGAGCCTTCGGCGCCGGTCGGAACGTCTGCCGTTGCCCGCTGGCACTGGGTGCAGACAAAGGTTCTCGATCATCCTGATCTCACGACCGCCGAGATCTGTGTCGCCGTTGTTCTGGCGTCGCATGTCAATGATCGCACCCAGAACTGTTTTCCCAAAATTGAAACGATTGCCCGTGAAGCCAGCCTGTCGGATCGTAAGGTGCGTCAGGCGCTCAAGCGGTTATCCGAGCTTGGCCTGGTTGCCAAACGCTGTCGGGCGGTTGGGCGGTTGCGGAATCGCAATGCCTATCAGTTGCTCGATCTTGGCGCTAAACCGGCATCTGGTTCCCTCATACCGGCATCAGATTCCGCTGTTAAACAGGCATACCGTGCCGGTTCCAATAAGAAGAACACGGATAAAGAAGAAAACACGGATGAAAAGGAACAGGCACCTGCCGTTTCCGGCACAGGTGCCACCGTCCTTCCTGCCGTTGATGATCACTGTTTGGTGTTAGCTAGGGAATGGCAGCGGCTGTGTTTTGAACCATGGACGCTGGCCAATGCTTGTCTGCGAGTGAATGAAGCGATTGAACGGGGCGGGTTCGAGGTGGTGCAGCAGGCACTCGATGATTTGAAGTGCCAGGGAAAAAGGCCGTCCCGTTTGGGGCTGCTGGATGTTCTCGATGGTTTGGTTCCAGAGAGCACGGAGCAGAGGTCTGAAACATCCCCTGATCCCTTTGACCCATCGGATCCGGCAGAATGGCAGCAGATATGCCGGATTGTCGCTCAGACCGATATTCCCGGGTGCCGCAACCCGCGCGCCTGGCTGTCACAGATTCGGGCCAATATCACCGACAATACCATTGAGTTGATAACACCAAATCGTTGCGTTCAGGATACAACCCGTCACCAGTTGATGGCAGCAATCCGGCCTGTTGCAGAGCGCAAGGGGTTGCAGATCGGCGGTGTGACATGCTTGAACTGA
- a CDS encoding M23 family metallopeptidase yields the protein MAGRQIVSFAALAAIIGGTTGYILSDTQQGHHNPLSAYAAETETMPKPVMSPKHQDAEEIASVAETVPVLEGSEKNSEISSRQDTVVLEKGSNLMAVLTGAGLERSVAYNAIEALRDVYNPRKLRAGQEFDLVYASETSGDTGDLLDTLRFQPDAETIVSVSRTDDGFSASTDKVELTSAPNVSSGTIDQSLFMAAEKNGMPLSVLMEMIKLYSYDVDFQRDIQPGDSFEVMYDDMKNAKGDLVRHGDIVYASMNVRGKDYRLYSYTDSDGNQDFYNENGESFRRALMRTPINGARLSSGFGMRKHPVLGYSRMHKGVDFAAPTGTPIFAAGNGTVERVGKVGGYGNYIRLRHNSTYETAYGHMSRFAKGIHAGSRVKQGDIIGYVGMTGTATGPHLHFEILKAEHQVNPINVKMPSGRTLTGKELNRFHATSEKLQKQYAQLSIEGAKVASAD from the coding sequence ATGGCCGGAAGACAAATCGTATCGTTTGCTGCACTTGCGGCCATCATTGGCGGGACCACCGGCTATATTCTTTCAGACACACAACAGGGGCATCATAATCCGCTTTCTGCCTATGCCGCAGAAACCGAAACCATGCCAAAACCTGTTATGTCTCCGAAGCACCAGGATGCAGAAGAGATTGCTTCTGTAGCTGAAACGGTGCCGGTTCTTGAAGGTTCCGAAAAAAATTCAGAAATTTCCTCGCGTCAGGATACGGTGGTCCTTGAAAAGGGATCGAACCTGATGGCGGTGCTGACGGGTGCCGGACTTGAACGCTCGGTCGCCTATAACGCCATTGAAGCGCTGCGCGATGTTTACAATCCGCGCAAATTGCGCGCCGGCCAGGAATTTGACCTGGTATATGCCAGCGAAACCAGCGGCGATACCGGCGACCTTCTTGATACCCTGCGTTTCCAGCCCGATGCGGAAACCATTGTTTCGGTTTCGCGGACTGACGATGGCTTTAGCGCATCGACCGATAAGGTGGAGCTGACCAGCGCACCGAACGTATCGAGCGGCACCATTGACCAGAGCCTGTTTATGGCTGCAGAAAAGAACGGCATGCCGCTTTCGGTTCTGATGGAAATGATCAAGCTTTACAGCTATGACGTCGACTTTCAGCGTGACATTCAGCCGGGTGACAGCTTTGAAGTCATGTATGACGACATGAAAAACGCCAAAGGCGATCTCGTCCGTCATGGTGATATCGTTTATGCCAGCATGAATGTGCGTGGCAAAGATTACCGCCTGTATTCCTATACCGACAGCGACGGCAACCAGGATTTCTATAACGAAAATGGTGAATCCTTCCGCCGCGCCCTGATGCGTACGCCAATCAATGGTGCACGTCTTTCATCGGGCTTTGGCATGCGCAAGCACCCGGTCCTGGGTTATAGCCGCATGCATAAGGGCGTTGACTTTGCCGCCCCGACCGGCACACCGATTTTTGCCGCCGGTAACGGCACCGTTGAGCGGGTTGGTAAAGTTGGCGGGTATGGCAATTACATCCGCCTGCGCCATAACAGCACCTATGAAACCGCTTATGGCCATATGTCGCGCTTTGCCAAGGGTATCCATGCCGGATCGCGCGTCAAGCAGGGGGACATTATTGGCTATGTCGGCATGACCGGCACGGCAACCGGCCCGCACCTGCATTTCGAGATTTTGAAGGCTGAACACCAGGTCAACCCGATCAATGTGAAAATGCCGAGCGGCCGCACCCTGACCGGCAAGGAACTGAACCGTTTCCACGCCACGTCCGAAAAGCTGCAGAAGCAATATGCGCAGCTTTCGATCGAGGGCGCGAAGGTTGCCAGCGCCGACTAA
- a CDS encoding ABC transporter transmembrane domain-containing protein, which yields MRAILPFIKPYKLQIAGAALALVVASGTVLALGNGLRFLVDKGFADGDGGLLDQALFVLFGFTILMAFASYSRFYLVSWIGERVVADVRRAIYAHIIRLDPGFFEVTRTGEVLSRLTTDTSLLQVVIGSSVSIALRNVLMFVGGLAMLAITSPKLTALVLLVVPLVVVPIIFYGRKVRRLSRESQDRIADVSAFSEESINALRTVQAYTHEEIETNRFTGHVEGAFKTSVARISARALLTAVVIVMVFGAVGVILWIGGHDVLNGTISAGELSAFVFYAVVVAGSVGAISEVIGDLQRAAGAAERLVALLETRPAIAAPVNAIVMPSAHQGNVSFENVTFHYPARPDRSALTGFSLDVKAGETVALVGPSGAGKTTVFQLLLRFYDPAAGTISVDGVDIRKADPVAVRERLGLVAQDPVIFAANAWENIRYGRPDASDADVRAAADAAHASEFLDRLPDGFDTFLGEKGVRLSGGQRQRIAIARAILRNPSILLLDEATSALDAESEQVVQKALETIMKSRTTLVIAHRLSTVLHADRIAVVDDGQLVAIGSHHELLETSPLYARLAKLQFERDAA from the coding sequence TTGCGGGCTATTCTGCCCTTCATCAAACCCTATAAATTGCAGATAGCGGGCGCAGCACTTGCGCTCGTCGTGGCGTCGGGCACCGTGCTTGCGCTGGGTAACGGTTTGCGCTTCCTTGTCGACAAGGGCTTTGCCGACGGCGATGGTGGCCTGCTTGACCAGGCGCTTTTTGTGCTGTTTGGCTTTACCATTCTTATGGCCTTTGCCAGCTATTCCCGATTCTACCTTGTCTCCTGGATTGGCGAGCGCGTGGTTGCCGATGTAAGGCGTGCAATCTACGCCCATATCATCCGCCTTGATCCCGGCTTTTTTGAAGTCACCCGTACCGGCGAGGTGTTGTCACGCCTGACGACCGACACCTCTCTGTTGCAGGTGGTTATTGGTTCCAGTGTTTCGATTGCACTGCGCAATGTGCTGATGTTTGTGGGCGGTCTGGCCATGCTGGCGATTACCAGCCCCAAACTGACAGCCCTTGTCCTGCTGGTGGTGCCGCTTGTGGTGGTGCCGATCATTTTTTACGGGCGCAAAGTACGCCGGCTTTCGCGCGAATCCCAGGATCGCATCGCCGATGTCAGCGCCTTTTCCGAAGAATCGATCAACGCCCTGCGCACGGTTCAGGCCTATACCCACGAAGAAATCGAAACCAACCGTTTCACTGGCCATGTCGAAGGTGCCTTCAAAACCTCGGTTGCGCGTATTTCGGCCCGCGCCCTGCTGACGGCTGTTGTCATTGTCATGGTGTTTGGTGCGGTCGGGGTTATCCTCTGGATCGGCGGGCATGATGTTTTAAATGGCACCATCTCGGCGGGCGAGCTTTCGGCTTTCGTTTTTTATGCTGTCGTGGTCGCGGGTTCTGTTGGCGCAATCAGCGAAGTGATTGGCGATTTGCAGCGCGCAGCCGGTGCGGCCGAACGCCTTGTCGCCCTGCTTGAAACCCGTCCTGCCATTGCTGCCCCGGTCAATGCCATTGTCATGCCGTCGGCCCATCAGGGCAATGTCAGCTTTGAAAATGTTACCTTCCATTATCCTGCCCGTCCGGACCGTTCTGCCCTTACCGGCTTCTCGCTGGATGTAAAGGCGGGCGAAACGGTGGCGCTGGTGGGGCCATCAGGGGCGGGTAAAACAACAGTCTTTCAGTTGTTGCTGCGCTTTTATGATCCGGCCGCTGGCACCATTTCGGTGGATGGCGTGGATATTCGCAAGGCAGACCCGGTTGCCGTTCGCGAACGTTTGGGGCTTGTCGCCCAGGATCCGGTGATTTTCGCTGCCAATGCCTGGGAAAATATTCGTTATGGCCGCCCGGATGCCAGCGATGCCGATGTCCGTGCTGCTGCCGATGCAGCCCACGCCAGCGAGTTCCTGGATCGTCTGCCCGATGGCTTTGATACCTTCCTGGGGGAAAAGGGCGTGCGCCTTTCAGGTGGTCAGCGTCAGCGCATTGCCATTGCACGCGCCATTTTGCGCAATCCGTCCATTCTGCTGCTCGATGAAGCAACAAGTGCACTCGATGCCGAAAGCGAACAGGTGGTGCAAAAGGCGCTTGAAACCATCATGAAGTCGCGCACTACGTTGGTGATCGCTCACCGTCTTTCAACGGTTCTGCATGCGGATCGTATTGCCGTGGTTGATGACGGGCAACTGGTGGCTATTGGCTCGCATCACGAACTGCTTGAAACCAGCCCGCTTTACGCCCGGCTGGCCAAGCTGCAGTTTGAACGTGATGCCGCATGA
- the cyaY gene encoding iron donor protein CyaY has product MALEETLFHRLADETIENISDVIDDAAGDAIDVDLEAGILTIELDSGEQFIINKHALNRQIWMSSPVSGASHYDYDEDTESWRSTRGATTLHEQLAADLAVKTGHKIALD; this is encoded by the coding sequence GTGGCCCTTGAAGAAACCCTATTTCATCGCCTTGCGGACGAGACCATCGAAAATATCTCTGACGTGATCGACGATGCAGCAGGCGACGCGATTGACGTTGACCTCGAAGCCGGTATTCTGACCATCGAACTCGATTCGGGCGAACAGTTCATCATCAATAAACATGCCCTCAATCGTCAGATCTGGATGTCATCGCCCGTAAGCGGTGCCAGCCACTATGATTATGACGAAGATACCGAAAGCTGGCGCTCCACCCGGGGGGCCACTACCTTGCACGAACAGCTTGCTGCCGATCTTGCCGTCAAGACCGGCCACAAGATCGCGCTGGACTAA
- the rpmE gene encoding 50S ribosomal protein L31, with product MKQDIHPDYHEITVQMTDGSTYTTKSTWGKPGDVMKLDIDPKSHPAWTGVHRLLDSGGQLAKFKKRFAGFNIGSN from the coding sequence ATGAAACAAGACATCCATCCCGATTACCATGAAATCACCGTTCAGATGACGGACGGCAGCACCTACACCACCAAGTCGACCTGGGGCAAACCGGGCGACGTCATGAAGCTTGACATCGATCCGAAGAGCCATCCGGCTTGGACTGGTGTTCATCGTCTTCTCGACAGCGGTGGGCAGCTTGCCAAGTTCAAAAAGCGTTTCGCTGGTTTCAATATCGGTAGCAACTAA
- a CDS encoding adenylate/guanylate cyclase domain-containing protein produces the protein MNQVITRKQISYEIYIKDRSGKWIIHAHYTGAQKQTAEEETQQLEREANVMAVKLIREVYNSETNSADEYVVYQTRDAESREKMAAARAANAIENVAEAQESESKAQPAPKQGKSKKRKKKDVGLIGLALKMMLAFCGAIAIGLAVMLGTARLLEYLPGMGYHISQGVFEKANFFAFVLGFIVSITPMMMALTRNFRHKGKKRKDDDEVAESPAAPAMPSGPSEEQMRLARAEALRRSLEENRSALSEEPISTREDPKDDPDDDAPLPKEPLVKTPALQATRQIMRDFMAGSVVAIRETLPSLDAYHKFGVNLYVAGACDACSDKNALPREQGRDILKDCVSALGANGKMSDTFCNSLEQYLLEPKYSDMYGAGRDSMLSYMKDEKSLSVSVARALNIWSEKPTADPKQAGKKLHALMFTDIVNSTQLTQELGDIGAQQMVHAHNRIVRTALINNYGKEVKHMGDGIMAVFPSSNSAVEGALEIQLQMAQHNARGEMEFHVRIGINAGEAITEENDLFGAVVQLAARVCAAASGDEILVSPTVKETYAGKRAKFKSLGTRQMKGFSAPVEIFAAISRK, from the coding sequence ATGAACCAGGTGATCACGCGCAAGCAGATCAGCTATGAAATCTATATTAAAGACCGGTCAGGGAAATGGATTATCCATGCCCATTACACCGGTGCGCAAAAACAGACCGCGGAAGAAGAAACCCAGCAGCTTGAGCGTGAAGCCAATGTCATGGCCGTCAAGCTGATCCGCGAAGTCTATAATAGCGAAACCAACAGCGCTGACGAATATGTCGTCTATCAGACCCGTGACGCGGAAAGCCGGGAGAAAATGGCAGCTGCCCGGGCCGCCAACGCCATTGAAAATGTGGCAGAGGCCCAGGAAAGCGAAAGCAAAGCCCAGCCTGCCCCCAAACAGGGCAAATCAAAAAAGCGCAAAAAAAAGGATGTCGGCCTGATCGGGCTGGCCCTTAAAATGATGCTGGCCTTTTGCGGCGCCATTGCCATTGGCCTTGCCGTGATGCTGGGAACAGCCCGCCTGCTGGAATACCTGCCGGGTATGGGATATCACATCAGCCAGGGTGTGTTTGAAAAGGCCAATTTCTTTGCCTTTGTGCTGGGATTCATTGTGTCCATCACCCCGATGATGATGGCCCTGACCCGCAATTTCCGCCACAAGGGCAAAAAGCGCAAAGATGATGACGAGGTCGCCGAAAGCCCGGCAGCCCCTGCCATGCCCAGCGGCCCCAGCGAAGAGCAAATGCGCCTTGCCCGTGCCGAGGCGCTGCGCCGCAGCCTTGAAGAAAACCGTTCCGCGCTAAGCGAAGAGCCTATCAGCACCCGCGAAGACCCCAAAGACGACCCCGATGATGATGCCCCCCTGCCCAAGGAACCGTTGGTAAAAACCCCGGCCCTGCAGGCAACCCGGCAAATTATGCGTGATTTTATGGCGGGGTCTGTGGTTGCCATTCGTGAAACCCTGCCCAGCCTCGATGCCTATCACAAATTTGGCGTGAACCTGTATGTCGCGGGTGCATGTGATGCCTGCTCGGATAAAAATGCCCTGCCCCGTGAACAGGGCCGGGATATTTTAAAAGACTGCGTTTCGGCCCTGGGTGCAAATGGCAAGATGTCCGATACGTTTTGCAACAGCCTGGAGCAGTATCTGCTGGAGCCAAAATATAGCGATATGTATGGCGCAGGCCGCGATTCGATGCTGAGCTACATGAAAGACGAGAAAAGCCTTTCAGTTTCCGTGGCACGCGCGTTGAATATCTGGTCGGAAAAACCGACAGCAGACCCGAAACAGGCGGGCAAGAAGCTGCATGCCCTGATGTTTACCGATATCGTCAATTCCACCCAGCTCACCCAGGAGCTGGGGGATATTGGTGCCCAGCAAATGGTACATGCCCATAACCGCATCGTGCGCACGGCCCTTATCAACAATTACGGTAAGGAAGTGAAGCATATGGGCGATGGCATTATGGCCGTATTTCCATCGTCAAATTCGGCGGTTGAAGGGGCACTGGAAATTCAGCTCCAGATGGCCCAACACAATGCGCGAGGCGAGATGGAATTCCATGTTCGTATCGGCATTAATGCCGGTGAAGCCATTACCGAGGAAAACGACCTGTTTGGGGCTGTCGTTCAATTGGCGGCACGGGTTTGTGCAGCGGCAAGCGGTGACGAAATTCTGGTTTCGCCGACCGTGAAGGAAACCTACGCTGGCAAACGGGCCAAGTTCAAATCGCTTGGCACCCGGCAGATGAAGGGTTTTAGCGCACCTGTCGAGATTTTTGCCGCGATCAGCCGAAAATAG
- a CDS encoding DUF1465 family protein — translation MTYDPPFRGKSNYDSNFVIVPFSKTYDEALTLLVEARDYLSANRKREQFDVLSDNAIVQFREEMRMTTRLIRAMAWLLSVRAVEAGEIDWEEAVDSDDLMVDIKICIQDERDRCLSTTPALLSLMERAHSLYMRTARMELQVAARHRPAD, via the coding sequence ATGACATATGACCCGCCCTTTCGCGGAAAAAGCAACTATGACAGCAATTTTGTCATCGTCCCTTTTTCCAAAACCTATGACGAGGCCCTGACCCTGCTGGTCGAGGCGCGGGACTATCTGTCTGCCAATCGCAAGCGTGAACAATTCGATGTTCTGAGCGACAATGCCATTGTGCAGTTTCGCGAGGAAATGCGCATGACCACCCGCCTGATCCGGGCGATGGCATGGCTTTTATCGGTACGCGCAGTCGAGGCAGGCGAGATCGACTGGGAAGAAGCGGTTGATAGCGATGATCTGATGGTGGATATCAAAATCTGCATTCAGGACGAACGGGATCGCTGCCTGTCGACAACACCTGCCTTGCTCAGCCTGATGGAACGGGCCCATTCCCTTTATATGCGTACTGCGCGAATGGAACTTCAGGTCGCCGCCCGGCATCGTCCTGCTGATTAA
- a CDS encoding DUF1192 domain-containing protein, with protein sequence MDQDDLLASAAAGMPVGIPRNLDDMSVENLLAYKTALLTEIERVEQTLVTRDGVRKGAEALFRT encoded by the coding sequence ATGGATCAGGATGACCTTTTGGCAAGTGCTGCAGCCGGTATGCCCGTAGGGATCCCGCGTAATCTTGATGATATGTCGGTCGAAAACCTGCTGGCTTACAAAACCGCGCTATTAACGGAAATCGAACGTGTCGAACAGACGCTGGTGACCCGTGATGGTGTGCGCAAAGGCGCAGAAGCCCTGTTTAGAACCTGA
- a CDS encoding NAD(P)H-quinone oxidoreductase — translation MNLEKIPESMKFIAIEDSGENGRLVVQTGPCPTPGKGEVLVKVAAAGINRPDLMQVAGMYPPPPGASDIPGLELSGHIVTCGDDCDGLEPGQAVCALVAGGAYAEYAVVPAAQCLPVPKGLSLTEAACLPETFFTVWHNVFDKAALKQGEVFMVHGGTSGIGTTAIQMAKALGATVIATAGSADKCQACLDLGADHAINYREQDFEGAVMDITNGKGANVILDMVAGEYIGRNFKCAAQDGRIAVIAFLGGPKANTNFLPLLTKRLTLTGSTLRAQPVAAKGEIAQRLHKTIWPLIEDGQIKPVIYRELPFGEAQSAHDILKQGDHIGKVVIKMA, via the coding sequence ATGAATTTGGAAAAAATTCCCGAAAGCATGAAATTCATCGCCATTGAAGATAGCGGCGAAAACGGCCGCCTTGTTGTACAGACCGGCCCCTGCCCTACACCGGGCAAGGGTGAAGTCCTGGTCAAAGTGGCGGCTGCCGGGATCAACCGGCCGGACTTAATGCAGGTTGCAGGCATGTATCCGCCGCCCCCGGGTGCATCGGACATTCCCGGGCTTGAGCTTTCGGGCCATATCGTTACCTGCGGTGATGATTGCGACGGACTAGAACCTGGCCAGGCGGTTTGCGCCCTGGTTGCTGGCGGTGCCTATGCCGAATATGCCGTTGTGCCCGCAGCACAATGCCTGCCGGTGCCAAAGGGCCTGTCACTGACCGAAGCCGCCTGCCTGCCCGAAACATTTTTTACCGTCTGGCACAATGTGTTTGATAAAGCCGCGTTAAAACAAGGCGAGGTTTTTATGGTGCATGGAGGCACATCGGGAATTGGCACCACCGCCATCCAGATGGCAAAGGCCCTGGGCGCGACCGTAATTGCCACGGCAGGCAGTGCTGACAAATGCCAGGCCTGCCTTGATCTGGGCGCGGATCATGCCATCAATTACCGCGAGCAGGATTTTGAAGGGGCGGTAATGGATATTACCAACGGCAAAGGTGCTAATGTCATCCTTGATATGGTGGCGGGCGAATATATTGGCCGCAATTTCAAATGTGCTGCACAGGATGGCCGCATTGCCGTGATTGCCTTTTTGGGCGGACCAAAGGCCAACACCAATTTCCTGCCGCTTTTAACCAAGCGCCTGACCCTGACCGGATCAACCCTGCGCGCCCAGCCGGTGGCAGCCAAAGGGGAAATTGCCCAACGCCTGCATAAAACGATTTGGCCCCTCATAGAGGACGGCCAGATTAAACCGGTGATTTATCGCGAATTGCCCTTTGGGGAAGCGCAAAGCGCGCATGACATCCTCAAACAGGGTGACCATATTGGTAAAGTCGTGATCAAAATGGCCTGA
- a CDS encoding DUF1013 domain-containing protein, whose amino-acid sequence MAQPLMPKATAVWLIDNTGLSFRQIAAFTGLHELEIQAIADGDVSQGIVGRDPIANGQLTQAEITRCEADPRQMLKLAKSDLPRPRSQAKGARYTPVSKRQDRPNAIAWLLKHHPELADAQVCKLIGTTKDTIGKIRDRSHWNSANLVPRNPVTMGLCTELDLEKQVVIARSKNPEKIVRDVEPDPLPEELQIRPEPDFPGADKDGDDDRNKSSINYKEAAENLFRS is encoded by the coding sequence ATGGCTCAGCCCCTCATGCCGAAAGCAACTGCTGTATGGCTTATCGACAATACCGGCTTGTCATTCCGGCAGATTGCCGCCTTCACCGGTTTGCATGAACTTGAAATCCAGGCAATTGCCGATGGCGATGTCAGCCAGGGAATCGTTGGTCGCGACCCGATCGCCAATGGCCAGCTGACCCAGGCCGAAATCACCCGTTGTGAAGCCGACCCGCGCCAGATGCTGAAACTGGCCAAATCGGACCTGCCGCGCCCGCGTTCGCAGGCCAAAGGCGCCCGTTACACCCCGGTGTCCAAACGCCAGGATCGCCCGAATGCGATTGCATGGCTGCTGAAGCATCACCCGGAGCTGGCCGATGCGCAGGTTTGCAAACTGATCGGCACCACCAAGGACACGATCGGCAAGATCCGCGATCGCAGCCATTGGAATTCGGCCAACCTGGTCCCGCGTAACCCGGTGACCATGGGCCTTTGCACCGAACTTGACCTTGAAAAACAGGTTGTGATCGCGCGCAGCAAAAACCCGGAAAAGATCGTTCGCGATGTAGAGCCCGATCCGCTGCCCGAAGAATTGCAGATCCGCCCGGAACCGGATTTTCCGGGTGCCGACAAGGATGGCGACGACGATCGCAACAAGTCTTCGATCAATTACAAGGAAGCTGCCGAGAACCTGTTCCGCAGCTAA
- a CDS encoding DeoR/GlpR family DNA-binding transcription regulator yields the protein MQKRPTERQASIVETVRADGFRTIEDLADRFQVTAQTIRRDVNALCEEGLLRRRHGGVEPALEHENIAYRARKVLHVNEKRKIAALVARHIPDGASLFFSIGTTPELVASALLQHRSLRIFTNNLNVAYVAATNDSFDVTLIGGRLRNRDRDVLGPEVEAFFNSYKVDYGIFGVGGIDPDGSLLDFDEQEVRARSAILANSRQNYLVADHTKFGRNAVVRGGNISQVTAFFTDTAPPDAIAAMIRKTGVELHVPEPGAEFPTFYVPDEH from the coding sequence ATGCAAAAACGACCAACCGAACGTCAGGCAAGTATTGTTGAAACAGTCCGCGCCGACGGTTTTCGCACCATCGAAGACCTTGCCGATCGCTTTCAGGTTACCGCCCAAACCATCCGCCGCGATGTGAATGCGCTGTGCGAGGAAGGGTTGCTCCGCCGCCGTCATGGTGGTGTCGAGCCCGCGCTGGAACATGAAAATATCGCATATCGCGCGCGCAAGGTTTTGCATGTAAACGAAAAACGCAAAATCGCCGCCCTGGTCGCACGGCATATTCCCGATGGTGCCTCGCTGTTCTTTTCCATTGGCACAACGCCGGAACTGGTCGCAAGCGCGCTTTTGCAGCACCGTTCACTGCGAATTTTTACCAATAATCTGAATGTGGCCTATGTTGCCGCCACCAATGACAGCTTTGACGTAACCCTCATTGGCGGACGCCTGCGTAATCGCGATCGCGATGTTCTGGGGCCGGAGGTCGAGGCCTTTTTCAACAGCTATAAGGTTGATTACGGTATTTTCGGCGTCGGCGGCATCGACCCGGACGGCAGCCTGCTTGATTTTGACGAGCAGGAAGTCCGGGCCCGTTCGGCCATTCTTGCCAATTCACGGCAGAATTATCTGGTCGCCGATCACACCAAGTTTGGCCGTAACGCCGTTGTCCGGGGAGGCAATATTTCGCAGGTCACGGCCTTCTTTACCGACACCGCGCCGCCCGACGCCATTGCCGCGATGATCCGTAAAACCGGGGTCGAACTGCATGTGCCCGAACCCGGCGCAGAATTTCCGACCTTTTATGTGCCAGACGAACACTGA
- a CDS encoding LysR family transcriptional regulator, which translates to MRGFNLDQLQAFADVVDLGSFSAAAERCNLSQPAISQQVKLLEQRLGVKLIERIGKRAMPTAAGNALRAQIGPIDQAIRGALDAVAPFGSGVQGQVRIGCGATACIYFLPAVLAGIRQKYPDLEISVKTGNTADMARLVETNDLDIGFVTLPFASRALEITPVMKDPFVAIFAANPETASGGDISDGPISPSEMAELPLVLFEQGSNTRTLADDWLRKTGRSVRPVMELGSVEAIKELVGAGLGASILPSMAIVAGRSHLPVQARALDPAMGRDLAIVMRRDKTLTQGLRVVRDGIIAAGQKADVALPAS; encoded by the coding sequence ATGCGGGGCTTCAACCTTGATCAGTTGCAGGCCTTTGCCGATGTGGTGGATTTGGGCAGTTTTTCGGCTGCGGCCGAACGCTGTAATTTAAGCCAGCCTGCCATAAGCCAGCAGGTAAAATTGCTGGAACAGCGGCTGGGCGTAAAGCTGATCGAACGGATTGGCAAACGCGCCATGCCAACGGCGGCGGGCAATGCCTTGCGCGCGCAAATCGGGCCGATAGACCAGGCCATTCGTGGGGCGCTGGATGCTGTGGCCCCCTTTGGCAGTGGCGTTCAGGGGCAGGTGCGTATTGGCTGTGGGGCGACAGCATGCATTTATTTTCTGCCAGCCGTACTGGCAGGTATCCGGCAGAAATACCCCGACCTGGAAATATCGGTTAAAACCGGCAATACCGCCGATATGGCGCGCTTGGTTGAAACCAATGACCTTGATATCGGTTTTGTCACACTGCCCTTTGCCAGCCGGGCATTGGAAATTACGCCCGTGATGAAAGACCCGTTCGTGGCGATTTTTGCTGCCAACCCTGAAACGGCATCGGGGGGCGATATATCTGACGGCCCCATATCACCCAGCGAAATGGCGGAACTGCCGCTGGTTTTATTTGAACAGGGATCAAACACCCGTACCCTTGCCGATGACTGGCTGCGCAAAACAGGGCGGTCTGTGCGCCCGGTTATGGAACTGGGCAGTGTCGAGGCGATCAAGGAACTGGTTGGTGCCGGGCTGGGGGCATCTATTTTGCCATCCATGGCGATTGTTGCCGGGCGTTCGCACCTGCCGGTGCAGGCCCGCGCACTGGACCCCGCCATGGGGCGGGATCTGGCCATTGTCATGCGCCGCGACAAAACCCTAACACAGGGGCTGCGTGTGGTGCGTGATGGTATCATTGCCGCCGGGCAAAAGGCGGATGTTGCCTTGCCTGCGTCATAG